The bacterium genome includes a window with the following:
- a CDS encoding branched-chain amino acid ABC transporter permease, with product MAGKIGWAALVAVGLLLPFRIYPVLAVDILVWGLFATAFDIMLGYTGLLSFGQAAFFGGGAYAAGLLAQRAGVPFPLNALAGGLAAGLLALPLMALAIRRRGIYFAMITLAFGQMVFYVINEWRSLTGGENGIQDIPRQALGGLNISSSIVYYYAAFPLIVLGLLLCWRIVRSPFGRVLLAIRENDVRTQTLGYAVNRFKLLAVVLSCALSGLAGGIWVISHGFVALDAVHWTTSGQVVIMVLLGGMGTRLGPLVGAALFLLLRDFLSTWTDAWGVITGVIFIVVILVFRQGIVGT from the coding sequence ATGGCGGGCAAGATCGGCTGGGCCGCGCTGGTCGCGGTGGGCCTCCTACTGCCTTTCAGAATCTACCCGGTACTGGCCGTTGACATCCTGGTATGGGGGCTGTTTGCGACCGCCTTCGACATTATGCTCGGCTACACTGGCCTCTTGTCGTTTGGACAAGCGGCGTTCTTTGGAGGCGGTGCATACGCGGCGGGTCTCCTCGCACAAAGAGCGGGGGTCCCATTTCCTCTCAACGCTCTCGCCGGTGGGCTTGCGGCCGGTCTGCTCGCGCTCCCGTTGATGGCGCTCGCGATCCGGCGCCGCGGCATCTACTTCGCGATGATCACGCTGGCGTTCGGGCAGATGGTGTTCTACGTGATCAACGAGTGGCGGTCGCTCACGGGCGGCGAGAACGGCATCCAGGACATCCCGCGGCAGGCGCTCGGCGGGCTCAACATCTCGTCGTCCATAGTTTACTACTACGCCGCGTTTCCGCTGATCGTGCTCGGCCTCCTGCTATGCTGGCGGATCGTGCGCTCCCCGTTCGGCCGGGTGCTGCTCGCGATCCGCGAGAACGACGTCCGGACACAAACGTTAGGATACGCGGTGAATCGGTTCAAGCTGCTCGCCGTAGTGCTCTCCTGCGCCCTGTCGGGACTTGCCGGCGGGATCTGGGTGATCAGTCACGGGTTCGTGGCGCTCGACGCCGTGCACTGGACCACATCGGGCCAGGTGGTGATCATGGTCCTGTTGGGCGGCATGGGCACCCGCCTCGGCCCGCTGGTCGGCGCGGCCCTCTTCCTGCTCCTGCGCGACTTCCTCTCCACATGGACCGACGCGTGGGGGGTCATCACCGGGGTGATCTTCATCGTCGTGATCCTCGTGTTCCGCCAAGGAATCGTCGGCAC